A region from the Beduinella massiliensis genome encodes:
- a CDS encoding MT-A70 family methyltransferase, which yields MIYADPPWRYAQKGLPGAAEKHYPTMGIDELCALPVADLAAPDCALFLWATFPQLPEALRLIRAWGFTYKSAAFVWLKKNRKADSWFYGLGFWTRANTEVCLLATRGRPKRQAANVHQFIISPIEAHSKKPDEARDKIVALLGDVPRVELFARQTTPGWDVWGNEVTPSANLWPSWPEVGGAGEEAAHGLCERSQ from the coding sequence ATCATCTACGCCGATCCCCCCTGGCGCTACGCTCAAAAGGGTTTACCGGGGGCGGCTGAAAAGCATTACCCCACAATGGGGATTGACGAGTTATGCGCTCTGCCCGTGGCCGATCTGGCGGCCCCGGACTGTGCGCTTTTTTTGTGGGCCACCTTCCCCCAGCTCCCGGAGGCCCTGCGGCTGATCCGGGCCTGGGGCTTCACCTACAAGAGCGCGGCCTTTGTCTGGCTGAAAAAGAACCGCAAGGCGGATAGCTGGTTTTATGGCCTGGGCTTTTGGACAAGGGCCAATACGGAGGTGTGCCTGCTGGCGACCAGGGGCCGCCCCAAGCGGCAGGCGGCCAACGTCCACCAGTTCATCATTTCCCCCATCGAGGCCCACAGCAAAAAGCCGGACGAGGCGCGGGACAAGATTGTGGCCCTGCTGGGGGACGTGCCCCGCGTGGAGCTGTTCGCCCGGCAGACCACGCCCGGCTGGGACGTGTGGGGCAACGAGGTAACGCCTTCCGCCAACTTATGGCCATCGTGGCCAGAGGTGGGCGGGGCCGGAGAGGAGGCAGCGCATGGCCTATGTGAACGTTCCCAATGA
- a CDS encoding CD1107 family mobile element protein — MRKARFLAAALCAAVLLCSFTVPAYAFSDEGGGTEGSDLWEGLDPAETAPAPSPEPEQRPFTPPGTGTVVDNATDQEGKEFFTITTADESVFYLVIDRQRGAENVYFLNAVTLADLAALAEANGEPLAPSPEPDPVPSPEPAPAPEPEPQAKGGAGPFLLGLAVLLLGGGAAFYFKVYRPKHQGAPTPEEDCADEPTPYEEDYEDGPPWDEDGDGEPEE, encoded by the coding sequence ATGAGAAAAGCGCGGTTTTTAGCGGCGGCCCTGTGCGCCGCCGTCCTGCTCTGCAGCTTCACCGTCCCGGCCTATGCCTTTTCCGACGAGGGCGGGGGCACCGAGGGCAGCGATCTGTGGGAGGGGCTCGACCCGGCGGAGACGGCCCCGGCCCCCTCCCCGGAGCCGGAGCAGAGGCCCTTTACCCCGCCCGGCACGGGTACGGTGGTGGACAATGCCACAGACCAGGAGGGCAAGGAGTTTTTCACCATCACCACGGCGGACGAGTCCGTTTTCTATCTCGTCATTGACCGGCAGCGGGGCGCGGAGAATGTGTACTTCCTGAATGCCGTCACCCTGGCCGACCTCGCGGCGCTGGCCGAGGCCAACGGAGAGCCCCTGGCCCCCAGCCCCGAGCCTGACCCTGTACCCAGCCCGGAACCGGCCCCGGCCCCGGAGCCTGAGCCGCAGGCCAAGGGCGGGGCCGGGCCCTTTCTGCTGGGGCTGGCGGTGCTCCTGCTCGGCGGCGGGGCCGCGTTCTACTTCAAGGTTTACCGACCCAAGCACCAGGGGGCCCCCACGCCCGAGGAGGATTGCGCCGACGAGCCCACCCCCTACGAGGAGGACTATGAGGACGGCCCGCCCTGGGACGAGGACGGCGACGGGGAGCCGGAGGAATGA
- a CDS encoding Maff2 family mobile element protein, with protein sequence MQFFATAVTTLQTLVIALGAGLAVWGVVNLLEGYGSDNAAAKSQGIKQLMAGGGIIVLGTTLIPLLSSLF encoded by the coding sequence ATGCAGTTTTTCGCTACCGCCGTTACGACCCTTCAAACCCTTGTGATCGCCCTGGGCGCTGGTTTGGCCGTGTGGGGCGTGGTCAATCTGCTGGAGGGCTACGGCTCGGATAACGCAGCGGCCAAAAGCCAGGGGATCAAGCAGCTCATGGCCGGGGGCGGCATCATCGTCCTGGGCACGACGCTGATCCCCCTGCTGTCCTCGCTGTTTTAA
- a CDS encoding VirD4-like conjugal transfer protein, CD1115 family — translation MRTDKIRKYILPNLPYLFILWACLKVGTAYRLASGAGFGEKLIGTIQTIGPAFADFAPGLVPFDWLVGIVGAAAFRLLIYCKTKKAKKYRPDAEYGSARWGTPKDIAPFTDPKFENNVILTGTEFLTMNTRPKIPANARNLNCCIIGSSGSGKTRFWLTPQLLQASADKNGGCSYVVVDPKGGVLSQVGWFLQKKRGYRIKVFNSIDFSKSMHYNPLAYIRNEADILKFVNALISNTKGEGKEGDPFWTKAETLLYCSLIAYIIFEAPAEDRNMNTLVDMISGMEVKEEDDDFMNAVDYMFAGLEKRKPDCFAVKQYKKYKLASGKTARSILISCGARLAPFDIPQLREIMSYDEMELDRMGDRRTATFFCISDTDTTYNFLVALAFSQMFNLLCERADTVHGGRLPHHVRVLWDEAANTGQVPQLEKLVAVIRSREVSLCLFYQQMAQCKAIYDKNAETILGNMDSVIFLGGRESSTIKEISENWLGKATISMQTEGRSRGQSESFNLNTQRLGRELMTPAELATMPGDKCILQLRGLPPFYSPKYDLKQHPNYKYTAEANKKNAFDLGRLIDRRMKDINPDELYTVYEVDVPDEHMEEDEDILNYDDLDDPDAFV, via the coding sequence CTGAGGACAGATAAAATACGCAAATACATTTTACCCAATCTACCTTATCTATTTATCCTGTGGGCCTGCCTGAAGGTGGGGACGGCCTACCGTCTGGCATCCGGCGCTGGCTTCGGTGAAAAGCTCATCGGGACGATCCAGACCATCGGCCCGGCCTTTGCCGACTTCGCGCCGGGGCTTGTACCTTTCGATTGGCTGGTGGGCATCGTGGGGGCGGCGGCCTTCCGGCTGCTCATCTACTGCAAGACGAAAAAGGCCAAGAAATACCGGCCCGACGCGGAGTACGGCAGTGCCCGATGGGGTACCCCCAAGGATATAGCCCCCTTCACCGATCCCAAGTTTGAAAACAACGTCATTCTCACCGGGACGGAGTTTCTCACCATGAACACCCGGCCCAAGATACCGGCCAACGCCCGCAATCTGAATTGCTGTATTATCGGCTCGTCCGGCTCCGGCAAGACTCGGTTTTGGCTGACCCCCCAGCTATTGCAGGCCAGCGCGGACAAAAACGGCGGATGCAGCTATGTGGTGGTAGACCCGAAAGGCGGCGTCCTCTCCCAAGTGGGCTGGTTTCTGCAAAAGAAGCGTGGGTACAGGATCAAGGTTTTTAACAGCATCGACTTTTCAAAATCCATGCACTACAATCCGTTGGCGTACATCCGCAACGAGGCCGACATTCTTAAGTTCGTCAACGCCCTGATCTCCAACACCAAGGGGGAGGGCAAGGAGGGCGATCCCTTTTGGACGAAAGCGGAAACCTTGCTGTATTGCTCCTTAATCGCCTATATCATTTTTGAGGCCCCCGCTGAGGATCGAAACATGAATACCCTGGTGGACATGATTTCCGGCATGGAGGTCAAGGAAGAGGACGACGACTTTATGAACGCGGTGGACTATATGTTCGCGGGGCTGGAAAAGCGCAAGCCGGATTGTTTCGCAGTGAAGCAGTATAAAAAGTACAAGTTGGCCAGCGGCAAGACGGCGCGCAGCATACTTATTTCATGCGGCGCTCGGCTGGCCCCCTTCGACATCCCCCAACTCCGGGAGATCATGTCCTATGACGAAATGGAGCTTGACCGCATGGGCGACAGACGGACGGCCACCTTTTTCTGCATTTCCGACACCGACACCACCTACAATTTTTTAGTGGCTTTGGCCTTTTCGCAGATGTTCAATTTGCTTTGTGAGAGGGCCGATACCGTCCACGGGGGCCGCTTGCCCCATCATGTGCGGGTGCTTTGGGATGAGGCTGCGAACACGGGACAGGTGCCCCAGCTCGAAAAGCTGGTGGCCGTTATCCGCTCACGCGAGGTCAGTCTGTGCCTGTTCTACCAGCAGATGGCGCAGTGTAAGGCCATTTATGACAAGAACGCGGAGACGATTTTAGGCAACATGGACAGCGTGATTTTCCTGGGTGGCCGGGAAAGCTCCACCATCAAGGAGATTTCAGAAAATTGGCTGGGCAAGGCCACCATCTCCATGCAGACCGAAGGGCGCTCCCGTGGACAGTCGGAAAGTTTCAACCTGAACACCCAGCGGCTGGGCCGGGAGCTGATGACCCCCGCCGAGCTCGCCACCATGCCGGGCGACAAGTGCATTTTGCAGCTCCGGGGCTTGCCGCCGTTCTACTCCCCCAAGTACGATCTGAAACAGCACCCCAATTACAAATACACCGCCGAGGCCAACAAGAAAAACGCCTTTGACCTGGGCCGCCTGATTGACCGGCGCATGAAGGACATAAACCCCGACGAGCTATATACCGTGTACGAGGTGGACGTGCCGGACGAGCACATGGAAGAGGACGAGGACATCCTCAACTATGACGATCTCGACGACCCGGACGCCTTTGTATAG
- a CDS encoding CD1108 family mobile element protein: MNKTTNEAGETSGQAGQKFRQESTQERLNKSKLRMEKRGGKLEAAREKLANQKPPKRPGPVKRVGRAAGRGVHGYVHGKLFQVEQDNVGTEGAHRSEMVGETALRGGARFVKKRARTHPARAAAHAESSYLKAQADYQTRKLAQEHPEAMKNALSRQWYKHKLKKQYQKKAREAAKQGTKAAGKTTAATGRAVAGFVRRHPVGALILVACFLLLLIMQSCMSQMVSLGNATVGAVAASTYSAEDGDLLGAEAAYAALEEELRDYLDSYESTHSYDEYHYDLDEIEHDPYNLLSILCALHEGAWTVDEVRDTLQMLFDRQYILTENVVVETRYYTDTRTDSEGNEYDVEVPYDYYICYVSLENFNLSKLPIYIMGEEQLSRYALFMATLGNRPDLFPGSDYVGKYVTNPPPDYEVPEEYLADERFAAILAEAEKYIGYPYVWGGYSPSTSFDCSGFVSWVINHSGWDVGRLGATSLYNICTPVSTPRPGDLVFFVGTYDTAGCSHCGIYVGDGIMLHCGDPIQYSNLNSSYWQAHFYAYGRLP, from the coding sequence ATGAACAAAACGACGAATGAGGCCGGGGAAACTTCTGGTCAGGCTGGCCAGAAGTTCCGGCAGGAAAGCACACAGGAGCGGCTGAACAAGTCCAAGCTCCGCATGGAGAAACGGGGCGGCAAGCTGGAGGCCGCCCGGGAGAAGCTGGCAAACCAAAAACCGCCCAAGCGGCCCGGCCCCGTCAAACGGGTGGGCCGGGCGGCCGGGCGGGGAGTGCATGGCTATGTCCACGGCAAGCTCTTTCAAGTGGAGCAGGATAACGTGGGCACCGAGGGCGCTCACCGCTCCGAGATGGTGGGCGAGACCGCCCTGCGGGGCGGGGCGCGGTTTGTGAAAAAGCGCGCCCGCACCCATCCGGCCAGGGCCGCCGCTCACGCCGAGTCCAGCTATCTCAAAGCCCAGGCCGACTACCAGACCCGCAAGCTGGCCCAGGAGCACCCCGAGGCTATGAAAAACGCCCTCTCCCGCCAGTGGTATAAGCACAAGCTGAAAAAGCAATATCAAAAAAAGGCGCGGGAGGCCGCCAAGCAGGGCACAAAGGCGGCGGGAAAAACCACCGCCGCCACGGGCAGGGCCGTGGCAGGCTTCGTCAGGCGGCATCCCGTGGGGGCGCTGATCCTGGTGGCCTGCTTTCTGCTCCTGCTCATCATGCAGTCCTGTATGTCGCAGATGGTGTCCCTGGGTAACGCCACGGTGGGCGCGGTGGCCGCCAGCACCTACTCCGCCGAGGACGGCGACCTGCTGGGGGCCGAGGCCGCCTATGCGGCGCTGGAGGAGGAGCTGCGGGACTACCTGGACAGCTACGAGTCCACCCACAGCTATGACGAATACCATTACGACCTGGACGAGATCGAACACGACCCCTATAATCTGCTTTCCATCCTTTGTGCGCTCCATGAGGGGGCCTGGACGGTGGACGAGGTGCGGGACACCCTGCAAATGCTCTTTGACCGCCAGTATATTCTCACGGAAAATGTGGTGGTGGAAACGCGCTACTACACCGACACCCGGACGGACAGCGAGGGGAACGAGTACGATGTGGAGGTGCCCTACGACTATTACATCTGCTATGTGTCGCTGGAAAACTTCAACCTTTCCAAGCTCCCGATCTACATCATGGGCGAGGAACAGCTCTCCCGGTACGCCCTCTTTATGGCGACCCTGGGCAACCGGCCCGACCTGTTCCCCGGCTCCGACTATGTGGGAAAGTACGTTACCAACCCGCCCCCGGACTATGAGGTGCCCGAGGAATATCTGGCCGACGAGCGGTTTGCGGCCATTCTGGCCGAGGCGGAAAAGTACATCGGCTATCCCTATGTGTGGGGCGGCTACTCTCCCAGCACGTCCTTTGACTGTTCGGGCTTCGTGTCGTGGGTCATCAATCATTCCGGCTGGGACGTGGGCCGCCTGGGGGCGACGAGCCTATATAACATCTGCACCCCCGTTTCCACCCCCCGGCCCGGCGACCTTGTTTTCTTCGTGGGCACCTATGACACGGCGGGCTGTTCCCACTGTGGCATCTATGTGGGCGACGGGATCATGCTCCACTGTGGCGACCCCATCCAATATTCCAACCTGAACAGCAGCTATTGGCAGGCTCATTTCTACGCCTATGGGCGTTTACCATGA
- a CDS encoding cysteine-rich VLP protein — protein MSRELTREERASIRKLVLSLCANYDREYGCLPLDCECYMLGKCWTGALCRYFREAVLPTDPALEAALTTEGPAPEMRICPVCGGAFVPHGRRAYCSEACTGAARRKRQRGYMRKNRG, from the coding sequence ATGAGCCGGGAACTGACCCGCGAGGAAAGGGCGTCCATCCGCAAGCTGGTGCTCTCCCTGTGCGCCAACTATGACCGGGAATACGGATGCCTGCCCCTGGACTGTGAGTGCTATATGCTGGGCAAGTGCTGGACGGGGGCCCTGTGCCGCTATTTCCGGGAGGCCGTGCTCCCCACCGATCCGGCGCTGGAGGCGGCGCTCACCACCGAGGGCCCGGCCCCGGAGATGCGGATTTGCCCCGTCTGCGGCGGGGCCTTCGTCCCCCATGGGCGGCGGGCCTACTGCTCCGAGGCTTGCACCGGGGCCGCGAGGCGTAAGCGCCAGCGGGGATATATGAGGAAAAACCGGGGCTGA
- a CDS encoding site-specific DNA-methyltransferase, with protein MTDHFTSGQCGQSFAPDGRPLAPDGLFLMDGIEGLRSLPRHSVDLLLTDPPYGTTRNYWDVPLPLPELWEAVRWAVKPEGAVLLFVQCPYDKVLGASNLPMLRYEWVWYKSRCTGFLNARRAPLKKSENILVFYRKAPAYYPQFDQGEPYKKIHHRSGNSPNYGKFERTSGESDGRRFPGNVLAFSTVASGIHPTQKPVDLCEYLIRTYTREGQVVADICAGSGTTAVAALNTGRRYICFENAPAFYGPATERLERAREAVNQGGKGV; from the coding sequence ATGACAGACCATTTTACTTCTGGCCAGTGTGGCCAGAGCTTTGCCCCGGACGGGCGGCCCCTGGCCCCGGACGGTTTGTTTCTCATGGACGGGATCGAGGGGCTGCGCTCCCTGCCCCGTCACTCCGTCGATCTGCTCCTGACCGATCCGCCCTACGGCACCACCCGGAATTACTGGGACGTGCCCCTGCCCCTCCCGGAGCTGTGGGAGGCGGTGCGGTGGGCGGTAAAGCCGGAGGGCGCGGTGCTCCTGTTCGTCCAGTGTCCCTATGACAAGGTGCTGGGGGCCTCCAACCTCCCCATGCTCCGCTATGAGTGGGTGTGGTACAAAAGCCGCTGCACCGGGTTTCTCAACGCCCGCCGGGCCCCTCTGAAAAAGTCGGAGAACATTCTGGTGTTCTACCGCAAGGCCCCGGCCTACTATCCGCAGTTCGACCAGGGGGAGCCGTACAAGAAAATCCACCACCGCAGCGGCAACAGCCCCAACTATGGGAAGTTTGAGCGTACCAGCGGCGAGTCGGACGGGCGGCGCTTCCCCGGGAATGTGCTGGCCTTCTCCACCGTGGCCAGCGGTATCCACCCCACGCAGAAGCCGGTGGACTTGTGCGAGTACCTGATCCGCACCTACACCCGGGAGGGCCAGGTGGTGGCGGACATCTGCGCGGGGAGCGGCACAACGGCGGTGGCCGCCCTGAACACGGGCCGCCGATACATCTGCTTTGAAAACGCCCCGGCCTTTTACGGCCCGGCCACCGAGCGCCTGGAACGGGCGCGGGAGGCCGTCAACCAGGGCGGGAAGGGAGTGTAA
- a CDS encoding plasmid mobilization protein, translating into MNQKRVRNVPIYVWVRPDELEAIRERMAQAGIRNLSAYIRKMALTGYVLNVDLEPVRELVSLQRRCSNNLNQVAIQANTYGGICPEEIKALQKDYADLWGPLSELLEKLAVVVKI; encoded by the coding sequence GTGAACCAGAAGCGCGTCCGCAACGTGCCCATCTATGTGTGGGTGCGCCCTGACGAGCTGGAGGCCATCCGGGAGCGCATGGCCCAGGCGGGCATCCGCAACCTGAGCGCCTATATCCGCAAAATGGCCCTAACCGGCTATGTGCTCAACGTCGATCTTGAACCCGTCCGGGAGCTTGTCTCCCTCCAGCGCCGGTGCTCCAACAATCTGAACCAGGTGGCGATCCAGGCAAACACCTACGGCGGCATCTGCCCCGAGGAGATCAAGGCCCTGCAAAAAGACTATGCCGACCTGTGGGGGCCTCTCTCCGAGCTGCTGGAAAAGCTGGCCGTCGTGGTAAAGATATAA
- a CDS encoding DUF4316 domain-containing protein yields MDNNPLKNAKLSMEQNYDHINGIINNLPAPPSVPVPPAPVMETDKVKEPPRRRRSLEREER; encoded by the coding sequence ATGGATAACAACCCTTTAAAAAACGCGAAGCTGTCTATGGAGCAGAACTATGACCACATCAACGGGATTATCAACAACCTTCCGGCCCCGCCGTCCGTTCCCGTGCCCCCGGCTCCGGTGATGGAAACGGACAAGGTGAAGGAACCGCCCCGGCGCAGGCGCAGCCTGGAGCGTGAGGAGCGGTGA
- a CDS encoding VirB4-like conjugal transfer ATPase, CD1110 family — protein MTKSNPTAKHGPARGKGRAALSAQQTVPYVEMLKDGVCKVRDGYYTKTIAYEDINYSVASTEDQAAIFSGWCSFLNYFDSALPFQLSFVNHRSRGGGRYKVNIPPAQDAFDSIRAEYTEMLKRQIARSNNGIVRSKYITFGIAAADLAAARPRLERVEADIMGNFKRLGVHSVALDGRERLEALHGQMHPGGREPFRFSWGDIPKTGMGTKDFIVPYSFDFRQSRSFRVGQSWGAASYLQIMASELSDKLLLELLELDAEMTVTLHVQTVDQTKAIKTVKGKISDIDKMKVEEQRKATRSGYDPDILPPDLITYAKDAAALLADLQSRNERMFLLTFLIVNTAPTREKLENEVLTVSGIAQKHNCALRRLDWQQEQGYMSSLPLGYNGIEIQRGMTTSSTAIFIPFMTKELRMDGQALYYGMNALSGNVIMADRKRLKNPNGLFLGTPGSGKSFAAKREIVNVFLTWPEDDIVIADPEGEYYPLVHRLGGQVVKLTPSTSSGTYINPMDITPDYADDEDPLSLKSDFILSLCELIVGGRGGLAPVEKTVIDRAVRNVYRPYLADPAPERMPILQDLYEELLRQPEPEARRVASALELYCTGSLNLFNHRTNVEVNSRLLCYDIKSLGKMLKKIGLLILTDQIWGRVTVNRDRHKSTWVYQDEFHVLLSDPQVGAYCVEIFRRFRKWGAIPSGITQNVKSLLESSEIESIFGNCDFLYLLSQAAGDREVLASHLGISPHQLSYVTHSGSGEGLLFYGDTAIPFVDRFPQNTELYALLTTKPEDKAHEQNDE, from the coding sequence TTGACCAAAAGTAACCCCACAGCAAAACACGGCCCCGCAAGGGGTAAAGGGCGGGCGGCCCTGTCCGCCCAGCAGACCGTCCCCTATGTGGAAATGCTCAAAGACGGCGTTTGCAAGGTGCGGGACGGCTACTATACCAAGACCATCGCCTATGAGGACATCAATTATTCGGTGGCTTCCACGGAGGATCAGGCGGCTATCTTTAGCGGCTGGTGCTCCTTCCTGAACTACTTTGACAGCGCCCTGCCCTTCCAGCTCTCCTTCGTCAACCACCGCTCCCGTGGCGGGGGCCGCTACAAGGTGAACATTCCCCCGGCCCAGGATGCCTTTGACAGCATCCGGGCCGAGTATACGGAAATGCTCAAACGGCAGATTGCCCGGAGCAACAACGGGATCGTGCGCTCCAAGTACATCACCTTTGGTATTGCCGCCGCCGACCTCGCCGCCGCCCGGCCCCGGCTGGAGCGGGTGGAGGCGGACATCATGGGCAACTTCAAGCGGCTGGGGGTACATTCCGTAGCCCTGGACGGGCGGGAGCGGCTGGAGGCGCTCCATGGGCAAATGCACCCAGGGGGCCGGGAGCCCTTCCGCTTCTCCTGGGGGGACATCCCCAAGACGGGCATGGGGACGAAAGATTTCATTGTTCCCTACAGCTTCGACTTCCGGCAGTCCCGCTCCTTCCGGGTGGGCCAGTCCTGGGGCGCGGCCTCCTACTTGCAGATCATGGCCTCCGAGCTGTCCGACAAGCTCCTTCTGGAGCTGTTGGAGCTGGACGCGGAAATGACCGTCACCCTCCACGTCCAGACCGTTGACCAGACCAAGGCCATCAAGACGGTCAAGGGTAAAATCTCCGACATCGACAAGATGAAGGTGGAGGAGCAGCGCAAGGCCACCCGGAGCGGCTATGACCCGGACATCCTGCCACCCGATCTCATTACCTACGCCAAGGACGCGGCGGCCCTGCTGGCCGACCTCCAATCCCGCAACGAGCGGATGTTCCTGCTCACGTTCTTAATCGTGAACACGGCCCCCACCCGGGAGAAGCTGGAGAACGAGGTGCTCACGGTGTCCGGCATCGCCCAAAAGCACAACTGCGCGTTGCGGCGGCTGGACTGGCAGCAGGAGCAGGGCTATATGTCCTCTCTGCCGCTGGGGTACAACGGCATCGAGATCCAGCGGGGCATGACCACCAGCTCCACGGCGATTTTCATTCCCTTTATGACAAAGGAGCTGCGGATGGACGGGCAGGCCCTCTACTACGGGATGAACGCCCTTTCCGGCAACGTCATCATGGCTGACCGCAAGCGGCTGAAAAATCCCAACGGGCTTTTCCTGGGCACCCCCGGGAGCGGAAAATCCTTCGCGGCCAAGCGGGAGATTGTGAATGTGTTTTTGACGTGGCCGGAGGACGACATCGTGATTGCAGACCCGGAGGGGGAATATTACCCCCTTGTCCACCGCCTGGGGGGCCAGGTGGTGAAGCTCACCCCTTCGACCAGCTCCGGCACCTACATCAACCCCATGGACATTACCCCCGACTATGCCGACGATGAAGATCCGCTATCCCTGAAAAGCGACTTTATCTTGTCCCTGTGTGAGCTCATCGTGGGGGGCCGGGGCGGGCTGGCCCCGGTGGAAAAGACCGTCATCGACCGGGCGGTGCGGAATGTCTACCGCCCCTATCTGGCAGACCCGGCTCCGGAGCGGATGCCCATTCTCCAGGACTTGTACGAGGAGCTTCTTCGCCAGCCGGAGCCGGAGGCCCGCCGGGTGGCGTCGGCCCTGGAGCTCTACTGCACGGGATCGCTCAACCTCTTTAACCACCGTACCAACGTGGAGGTCAATTCCCGGCTGCTCTGCTACGACATTAAATCCCTGGGGAAGATGCTGAAAAAGATCGGCCTGCTCATTCTCACCGATCAGATATGGGGGCGCGTCACGGTCAACCGGGACAGGCATAAATCGACGTGGGTATATCAAGACGAGTTCCATGTGCTCCTGTCCGATCCCCAGGTGGGGGCCTACTGCGTGGAGATATTCCGCCGGTTCCGCAAATGGGGGGCCATCCCCAGCGGCATTACTCAAAATGTCAAAAGCCTGTTGGAGAGCAGCGAGATCGAGTCCATTTTCGGCAACTGCGATTTTCTCTATCTGCTGTCCCAGGCCGCCGGGGATCGGGAGGTGCTGGCCAGCCACCTGGGGATCAGCCCCCACCAGCTTTCCTATGTCACGCACTCCGGCTCCGGCGAGGGCCTGCTGTTCTACGGCGATACCGCCATCCCCTTCGTGGATCGCTTCCCCCAAAATACCGAGCTGTATGCCCTGTTGACCACTAAGCCGGAGGACAAGGCCCATGAACAAAACGACGAATGA
- a CDS encoding VirB6/TrbL-like conjugal transfer protein, CD1112 family — protein sequence MGILTDWITEWLKELLIDGIMGNLSGLFDNVNAQVGEIAAQVGTTPAAWHAGVFSLIRQLSETVILPIAGLVLTFVATYELIQMILEKNNMHEFDVANIYKWVFKTACAILILSNTFNIVMAVFDVSQSAIASAAGLIQGSTDITPDMLANLETTLEGMELGPLLGLFMQSILINVTMLALNLIIFVLVYGRMIEIYLLTSLAPIPVATLSNRELGGTGQNYLKALFAVAFQGMLILVCVAIYAVLIQGIATSGDPIGAVWGTIGYTVLLCFMLFKTGGIAQRVFGAH from the coding sequence ATGGGTATTCTCACCGACTGGATCACGGAATGGCTTAAAGAGCTTTTGATTGACGGGATCATGGGCAACCTGAGCGGCCTGTTTGATAACGTCAACGCCCAAGTCGGGGAGATCGCGGCACAGGTGGGGACGACCCCGGCGGCGTGGCACGCCGGGGTGTTCTCCCTGATCCGCCAGCTTTCCGAAACGGTGATCCTGCCGATTGCCGGGCTGGTTTTGACTTTTGTAGCAACCTATGAGCTGATCCAGATGATCCTGGAAAAGAACAATATGCACGAGTTTGACGTGGCGAATATCTACAAGTGGGTATTCAAAACCGCCTGCGCCATCCTCATTCTCTCCAATACCTTCAATATTGTAATGGCTGTGTTCGACGTGTCGCAGAGCGCGATTGCAAGCGCGGCGGGGCTGATCCAAGGCTCCACGGACATCACGCCGGACATGCTGGCGAACCTGGAAACGACGCTGGAGGGCATGGAGCTGGGCCCCTTGTTGGGCCTGTTTATGCAGTCCATCCTCATCAATGTCACCATGCTGGCCCTGAACCTCATTATTTTCGTGCTGGTGTATGGCCGTATGATAGAAATATACCTGCTCACCAGTTTAGCGCCCATCCCCGTGGCGACCCTCTCTAACCGGGAGCTGGGTGGGACGGGGCAGAACTACCTAAAAGCCCTGTTTGCCGTGGCGTTCCAGGGGATGCTCATTCTGGTATGCGTGGCGATCTACGCCGTGCTCATTCAGGGCATCGCCACCAGCGGCGACCCCATTGGGGCCGTGTGGGGAACTATCGGCTACACAGTTTTGCTCTGCTTCATGTTGTTCAAAACGGGCGGCATCGCCCAGCGCGTGTTTGGCGCTCACTAA
- a CDS encoding PrgI family mobile element protein: MAYVNVPNDLSKIKTKLALNLTRRQLLCFGGAALVGVPAFLLTRSAIGNTGAMFLMLAVMLPAFFLAMYERDGQPFEKVVGHIVRARFLRPGVRPYRTENMYAPFTGKEEPIDQK, from the coding sequence ATGGCCTATGTGAACGTTCCCAATGACCTGTCCAAAATCAAGACCAAGCTGGCGCTGAACCTGACCCGCCGCCAGCTCCTGTGCTTCGGCGGCGCGGCGCTGGTGGGCGTCCCGGCCTTCCTACTGACTCGGAGCGCCATCGGCAATACCGGGGCTATGTTCCTGATGCTGGCCGTCATGCTCCCGGCCTTCTTCCTGGCGATGTATGAGCGGGACGGCCAGCCCTTTGAAAAGGTGGTGGGTCACATCGTCCGGGCGCGGTTTCTGCGCCCCGGCGTGAGGCCCTACCGCACGGAGAATATGTACGCCCCATTTACAGGAAAGGAGGAGCCGATTGACCAAAAGTAA
- a CDS encoding DUF4315 family protein, whose product MATSKSAKIQAEMEKVKAKISEAQAKLKELEQKHREAENEEIVDIVRGMSVPLDELPLLLQKLRGGEGASGHTGQKSGPAGEGAAE is encoded by the coding sequence ATGGCGACAAGCAAAAGCGCGAAAATCCAGGCCGAGATGGAAAAGGTCAAGGCTAAGATCAGCGAGGCCCAGGCCAAGCTGAAAGAATTGGAGCAGAAGCACCGGGAGGCGGAAAACGAGGAGATCGTGGACATCGTGCGGGGTATGAGCGTGCCCCTGGACGAGCTGCCCCTCCTGCTCCAGAAGCTTCGGGGCGGGGAGGGCGCTTCTGGTCACACTGGCCAGAAGTCCGGCCCTGCGGGAGAGGGGGCGGCGGAATGA